The proteins below come from a single Sander vitreus isolate 19-12246 chromosome 15, sanVit1, whole genome shotgun sequence genomic window:
- the LOC144530807 gene encoding retinoic acid-induced protein 3 — protein sequence MKMAFLPEKHKCIFPILPLLLLFYVPLTCLCQSTNSSSINATTNPPTTSSDGTSLKGVPGCGPELNPIYRYLCDRRAAWGIVVETLATSGFLFSIGLLLALLLWSLCICISSRNQRSSIGGTVACMSMYLLATAGIFATSFSFIIRLTPQTCPTRLFLFSVLFSLAFSCLLARCLALLGFAAARGWGEPALALGLSTVQVIISTQWLIVVLVRDQKPCEYSQEEFVMLQIYVMCLLAIGLILALHFLHRSCFTYSYSYTGAVRQQSQTQAALLCLTLFLSACIWVVWITLLIRGNPEVGHRPQWDDPVLSIALVANGWVLLMGHGLAQMAFFCRGEARSKDIPLSFAGWTSPSADIPGLASPKEGKENGSYESDSENRRGRRTAKSLRSPYESGFAVTNIDPNKDYTIPRPQTTSYTEPYEDY from the exons ATGAAGATGGCTTTTTTACCAGAGAAGCACAAATGCATTTTCCCCatccttcccctcctcctcctcttctatgTCCCTCTCACATGTCTATGCCAGTCAACCAACAGCAGCTCAATCAATGCCACAACCAACCCCCCAACCACTTCCTCAGATGGTACTTCCCTGAAGGGTGTGCCAGGCTGCGGCCCAGAACTGAACCCCATCTACAGGTACCTGTGTGACCGCCGGGCAGCGTGGGGTATTGTTGTGGAGACCCTGGCTACTTCAGGCTTCCTGTTCAGCATTGGTCTCCTCCTAGCCCTGCTGCTCTGGTCCCTGTGCATCTGTATTTCATCGAGGAACCAGCGCAGCAGCATCGGAGGCACCGTGGCCTGCATGTCCATGTACTTGTTGGCCACAGCTGGGATCTTTGCCACCTCCTTCTCCTTCATCATCCGCCTCACCCCTCAGACCTGCCCCACCAGGCTCTTCCTCTTCAGCGTGCTCTTCTCCCTTGCTTTCTCCTGCCTGCTGGCCCGCTGCCTCGCTCTGCTGGGCTTCGCAGCGGCCCGGGGCTGGGGGGAGCCCGCCCTGGCGCTGGGGCTCTCCACCGTGCAGGTTATCATCTCTACCCAGTGGTTGATTGTAGTGTTGGTCCGGGACCAGAAACCTTGCGAGTACAGCCAGGAGGAATTTGTCATGCTGCAGATCTACGTGATGTGCCTCCTGGCTATCGGCCTGATCCTCGCCCTGCACTTCCTGCACCGCTCCTGCTTCACATACAGCTACAGCTACACGGGGGCCGTGCGCCAGCAGAGCCAAACACAGGCCGCGCTGCTCTGCCTCACGCTGTTTCTCTCCGCCTGCATCTGGGTGGTGTGGATCACCTTGCTCATCAGGGGGAACCCGGAGGTGGGCCACCGGCCGCAGTGGGATGACCCGGTGCTTAGCATCGCCTTGGTGGCAAACGGCTGGGTGTTACTGATGGGGCACGGGTTGGCCCAGATGGCCTTCTTCTGCAGGGGGGAGGCCAGGTCCAAGGACATCCCTCTGAGCTTTGCAGGCTGGACCAGCCCCAGCGCTGATATACCAGGACTGGCCAGCCCGAAGGAAGGGAAAGAAAACGGAAGCTATGAGAGTGATAGTGAGAACAGGAGAG GCAGGAGGACGGCGAAATCTCTGCGATCACCCTACGAGTCTGGATTCGCTGTGACA AACATCGACCCTAACAAAGATTACACCATTCCTCGCCCGCAGACCACCAGCTACACGGAACCCTATGAGGATTACTGA